One window of Athalia rosae chromosome 4, iyAthRosa1.1, whole genome shotgun sequence genomic DNA carries:
- the LOC105694070 gene encoding protein NDRG3 isoform X4: MPTAASAEESALLGTMPSDSMDDIELKNIQLQFPELRYLTRDDKPVREERVETDKGSLLVAIHGNQGKPAILTYHDLGLNYISSFQAFFNYIDMRVLLENFCVYHVNAPGQEEGAPTLPENYTYPSMDELAEQLQFVLGHFGLKSVIGFGVGAGANILSRFALAHPEKINALCLINCVSTQAGWIEWGYQKLNVRHLRSQGMTQGVLDYLMWHHFGRGTEERNHDLVQVYKTYFERRVNPTNLALLIDSYVRRTDLNIVRELDPTRKKEGLTLGVPVINITGSLSPHVDDTVTLNGRLDPTNSSWMKISDCGMVLEEQPGKVSEAFRLFLQGEGYVVKAPRQLTTSSSLEVAPLSPTKIADYRLASLYLEICNQKSEWLSATIHITENPISEAVVC; the protein is encoded by the exons ATGCCGACAGCAGCAAGTGCCGAAGAATCTGCTCTATTGGG CACGATGCCTTCAGACAGCATGGACGATATTGAACTGAAAAACATCCAGCTCCAGTTCCCTGAACTCCGGTATCTGACTCGCGACGACAAACCTGTACGCGAGGAGCGGGTCGAAACGGACAAGGGTAGCTTGCTGGTAGCCATTCACGGGAATCAGGGAAAACCAGCGATTTTAACTTACCACGACCTAGGCCTTAACT ATATCTCGAGCTTCCaggcatttttcaattacatcgACATGCGTGTTCTCCTCGAAAATTTCTGCGTCTATCACGTGAACGCACCTGGACAGGAGGAAGGCGCACCAACGTTGCCAGAGAA CTACACTTATCCGTCCATGGACGAGCTCGCGGAACAGTTGCAGTTCGTTTTGGGGCATTTCGGTCTGAAATCTGTGATCGGTTTCGGGGTTGGCGCCGGCGCTAATATTCTGTCAAGATTCGCCCTCGCCCATCCCGAGAAAATCAACGCGTTGTGCCTAATAAATTGCGTCTCGACGCAGGCCGGTTGGATCGAATGGGGTTATCAAAAACTGAACGTGCGCCACCTCCGTTCCCAGGGGATGACGCAGGGTGTTCTAGATTACCTGATGTGGCATCACTTCGGAAGG GGCACCGAAGAACGTAATCACGATCTGGTGCAAGTTTACAAGACCTACTTCGAGCGACGAGTAAACCCAACGAATCTGGCCCTCCTAATCGACAGCTACGTTCGTCGCACCGACCTGAACATCGTACGCGAGTTGGACCCGACCCGTAAGAAGGAAGGACTCACCCTAGGGGTTCCAGTTATAAATATTACCGGTTCGTTGAGCCCTCACGTCGACGACACCGTTACGCTAAACGGTCGCCTCGATCCGACCAACAGCTCCTGGATGAAG ATTTCGGACTGCGGAATGGTGCTCGAAGAACAACCGGGAAAAGTCAGCGAAGCCTTCCGACTGTTCCTTCAGGGCGAGGGATACG TGGTGAAAGCCCCGCGGCAGCTCACGACGTCCTCATCACTCGAAG ttgCTCCTCTGTCGCCCACGAAGATCGCCGACTATCGCTTAGCGTCACTGTACCTGGAAATCTGCAATCAAAAGTCTGAGTGGCTGTCGGCGACTATCCACATCACCGAGAATCCCATATCAGAAGCGGTCGTCTgctaa
- the LOC105694070 gene encoding protein NDRG3 isoform X2 — MPAGTGASYRSLGDLGEDVYKSTTIADQTQSTGQSVLESVKKAFSFASPKVEIRKKDPLIEDRRECVSIVSRERNKMPTAASAEESALLGTMPSDSMDDIELKNIQLQFPELRYLTRDDKPVREERVETDKGSLLVAIHGNQGKPAILTYHDLGLNYISSFQAFFNYIDMRVLLENFCVYHVNAPGQEEGAPTLPENYTYPSMDELAEQLQFVLGHFGLKSVIGFGVGAGANILSRFALAHPEKINALCLINCVSTQAGWIEWGYQKLNVRHLRSQGMTQGVLDYLMWHHFGRGTEERNHDLVQVYKTYFERRVNPTNLALLIDSYVRRTDLNIVRELDPTRKKEGLTLGVPVINITGSLSPHVDDTVTLNGRLDPTNSSWMKISDCGMVLEEQPGKVSEAFRLFLQGEGYVAPLSPTKIADYRLASLYLEICNQKSEWLSATIHITENPISEAVVC, encoded by the exons ATGCCGGCAGGTACGGGCGCTTCGTACAGGTCGTTAGGTGACCTGGGCGAAGACGTCTACAAAAGCACGACCATTGCGGACCAGACGCAGAGCACCGGGCAAAGCGTACTTGAGAGTGTTAAGAAGGCGTTCAGTTTCGCATCGCCGAAAGTTGAGATAAGGAAAAAGGATCCGTTGATCGAGGATCGCCGGGAGTGCGTGTCGATCGTATCAAG GGAAAGAAACAAGATGCCGACAGCAGCAAGTGCCGAAGAATCTGCTCTATTGGG CACGATGCCTTCAGACAGCATGGACGATATTGAACTGAAAAACATCCAGCTCCAGTTCCCTGAACTCCGGTATCTGACTCGCGACGACAAACCTGTACGCGAGGAGCGGGTCGAAACGGACAAGGGTAGCTTGCTGGTAGCCATTCACGGGAATCAGGGAAAACCAGCGATTTTAACTTACCACGACCTAGGCCTTAACT ATATCTCGAGCTTCCaggcatttttcaattacatcgACATGCGTGTTCTCCTCGAAAATTTCTGCGTCTATCACGTGAACGCACCTGGACAGGAGGAAGGCGCACCAACGTTGCCAGAGAA CTACACTTATCCGTCCATGGACGAGCTCGCGGAACAGTTGCAGTTCGTTTTGGGGCATTTCGGTCTGAAATCTGTGATCGGTTTCGGGGTTGGCGCCGGCGCTAATATTCTGTCAAGATTCGCCCTCGCCCATCCCGAGAAAATCAACGCGTTGTGCCTAATAAATTGCGTCTCGACGCAGGCCGGTTGGATCGAATGGGGTTATCAAAAACTGAACGTGCGCCACCTCCGTTCCCAGGGGATGACGCAGGGTGTTCTAGATTACCTGATGTGGCATCACTTCGGAAGG GGCACCGAAGAACGTAATCACGATCTGGTGCAAGTTTACAAGACCTACTTCGAGCGACGAGTAAACCCAACGAATCTGGCCCTCCTAATCGACAGCTACGTTCGTCGCACCGACCTGAACATCGTACGCGAGTTGGACCCGACCCGTAAGAAGGAAGGACTCACCCTAGGGGTTCCAGTTATAAATATTACCGGTTCGTTGAGCCCTCACGTCGACGACACCGTTACGCTAAACGGTCGCCTCGATCCGACCAACAGCTCCTGGATGAAG ATTTCGGACTGCGGAATGGTGCTCGAAGAACAACCGGGAAAAGTCAGCGAAGCCTTCCGACTGTTCCTTCAGGGCGAGGGATACG ttgCTCCTCTGTCGCCCACGAAGATCGCCGACTATCGCTTAGCGTCACTGTACCTGGAAATCTGCAATCAAAAGTCTGAGTGGCTGTCGGCGACTATCCACATCACCGAGAATCCCATATCAGAAGCGGTCGTCTgctaa
- the LOC105694070 gene encoding protein NDRG3 isoform X6, protein MPSDSMDDIELKNIQLQFPELRYLTRDDKPVREERVETDKGSLLVAIHGNQGKPAILTYHDLGLNYISSFQAFFNYIDMRVLLENFCVYHVNAPGQEEGAPTLPENYTYPSMDELAEQLQFVLGHFGLKSVIGFGVGAGANILSRFALAHPEKINALCLINCVSTQAGWIEWGYQKLNVRHLRSQGMTQGVLDYLMWHHFGRGTEERNHDLVQVYKTYFERRVNPTNLALLIDSYVRRTDLNIVRELDPTRKKEGLTLGVPVINITGSLSPHVDDTVTLNGRLDPTNSSWMKISDCGMVLEEQPGKVSEAFRLFLQGEGYVVKAPRQLTTSSSLEVAPLSPTKIADYRLASLYLEICNQKSEWLSATIHITENPISEAVVC, encoded by the exons ATGCCTTCAGACAGCATGGACGATATTGAACTGAAAAACATCCAGCTCCAGTTCCCTGAACTCCGGTATCTGACTCGCGACGACAAACCTGTACGCGAGGAGCGGGTCGAAACGGACAAGGGTAGCTTGCTGGTAGCCATTCACGGGAATCAGGGAAAACCAGCGATTTTAACTTACCACGACCTAGGCCTTAACT ATATCTCGAGCTTCCaggcatttttcaattacatcgACATGCGTGTTCTCCTCGAAAATTTCTGCGTCTATCACGTGAACGCACCTGGACAGGAGGAAGGCGCACCAACGTTGCCAGAGAA CTACACTTATCCGTCCATGGACGAGCTCGCGGAACAGTTGCAGTTCGTTTTGGGGCATTTCGGTCTGAAATCTGTGATCGGTTTCGGGGTTGGCGCCGGCGCTAATATTCTGTCAAGATTCGCCCTCGCCCATCCCGAGAAAATCAACGCGTTGTGCCTAATAAATTGCGTCTCGACGCAGGCCGGTTGGATCGAATGGGGTTATCAAAAACTGAACGTGCGCCACCTCCGTTCCCAGGGGATGACGCAGGGTGTTCTAGATTACCTGATGTGGCATCACTTCGGAAGG GGCACCGAAGAACGTAATCACGATCTGGTGCAAGTTTACAAGACCTACTTCGAGCGACGAGTAAACCCAACGAATCTGGCCCTCCTAATCGACAGCTACGTTCGTCGCACCGACCTGAACATCGTACGCGAGTTGGACCCGACCCGTAAGAAGGAAGGACTCACCCTAGGGGTTCCAGTTATAAATATTACCGGTTCGTTGAGCCCTCACGTCGACGACACCGTTACGCTAAACGGTCGCCTCGATCCGACCAACAGCTCCTGGATGAAG ATTTCGGACTGCGGAATGGTGCTCGAAGAACAACCGGGAAAAGTCAGCGAAGCCTTCCGACTGTTCCTTCAGGGCGAGGGATACG TGGTGAAAGCCCCGCGGCAGCTCACGACGTCCTCATCACTCGAAG ttgCTCCTCTGTCGCCCACGAAGATCGCCGACTATCGCTTAGCGTCACTGTACCTGGAAATCTGCAATCAAAAGTCTGAGTGGCTGTCGGCGACTATCCACATCACCGAGAATCCCATATCAGAAGCGGTCGTCTgctaa
- the LOC105694070 gene encoding protein NDRG3 isoform X3 produces the protein MPAGTGASYRSLGDLGEDVYKSTTIADQTQSTGQSVLESVKKAFSFASPKVEIRKKDPLIEDRRECVSIVSSTMPSDSMDDIELKNIQLQFPELRYLTRDDKPVREERVETDKGSLLVAIHGNQGKPAILTYHDLGLNYISSFQAFFNYIDMRVLLENFCVYHVNAPGQEEGAPTLPENYTYPSMDELAEQLQFVLGHFGLKSVIGFGVGAGANILSRFALAHPEKINALCLINCVSTQAGWIEWGYQKLNVRHLRSQGMTQGVLDYLMWHHFGRGTEERNHDLVQVYKTYFERRVNPTNLALLIDSYVRRTDLNIVRELDPTRKKEGLTLGVPVINITGSLSPHVDDTVTLNGRLDPTNSSWMKISDCGMVLEEQPGKVSEAFRLFLQGEGYVVKAPRQLTTSSSLEVAPLSPTKIADYRLASLYLEICNQKSEWLSATIHITENPISEAVVC, from the exons ATGCCGGCAGGTACGGGCGCTTCGTACAGGTCGTTAGGTGACCTGGGCGAAGACGTCTACAAAAGCACGACCATTGCGGACCAGACGCAGAGCACCGGGCAAAGCGTACTTGAGAGTGTTAAGAAGGCGTTCAGTTTCGCATCGCCGAAAGTTGAGATAAGGAAAAAGGATCCGTTGATCGAGGATCGCCGGGAGTGCGTGTCGATCGTATCAAG CACGATGCCTTCAGACAGCATGGACGATATTGAACTGAAAAACATCCAGCTCCAGTTCCCTGAACTCCGGTATCTGACTCGCGACGACAAACCTGTACGCGAGGAGCGGGTCGAAACGGACAAGGGTAGCTTGCTGGTAGCCATTCACGGGAATCAGGGAAAACCAGCGATTTTAACTTACCACGACCTAGGCCTTAACT ATATCTCGAGCTTCCaggcatttttcaattacatcgACATGCGTGTTCTCCTCGAAAATTTCTGCGTCTATCACGTGAACGCACCTGGACAGGAGGAAGGCGCACCAACGTTGCCAGAGAA CTACACTTATCCGTCCATGGACGAGCTCGCGGAACAGTTGCAGTTCGTTTTGGGGCATTTCGGTCTGAAATCTGTGATCGGTTTCGGGGTTGGCGCCGGCGCTAATATTCTGTCAAGATTCGCCCTCGCCCATCCCGAGAAAATCAACGCGTTGTGCCTAATAAATTGCGTCTCGACGCAGGCCGGTTGGATCGAATGGGGTTATCAAAAACTGAACGTGCGCCACCTCCGTTCCCAGGGGATGACGCAGGGTGTTCTAGATTACCTGATGTGGCATCACTTCGGAAGG GGCACCGAAGAACGTAATCACGATCTGGTGCAAGTTTACAAGACCTACTTCGAGCGACGAGTAAACCCAACGAATCTGGCCCTCCTAATCGACAGCTACGTTCGTCGCACCGACCTGAACATCGTACGCGAGTTGGACCCGACCCGTAAGAAGGAAGGACTCACCCTAGGGGTTCCAGTTATAAATATTACCGGTTCGTTGAGCCCTCACGTCGACGACACCGTTACGCTAAACGGTCGCCTCGATCCGACCAACAGCTCCTGGATGAAG ATTTCGGACTGCGGAATGGTGCTCGAAGAACAACCGGGAAAAGTCAGCGAAGCCTTCCGACTGTTCCTTCAGGGCGAGGGATACG TGGTGAAAGCCCCGCGGCAGCTCACGACGTCCTCATCACTCGAAG ttgCTCCTCTGTCGCCCACGAAGATCGCCGACTATCGCTTAGCGTCACTGTACCTGGAAATCTGCAATCAAAAGTCTGAGTGGCTGTCGGCGACTATCCACATCACCGAGAATCCCATATCAGAAGCGGTCGTCTgctaa
- the LOC105694070 gene encoding protein NDRG3 isoform X5, whose product MAETPIPPSTSTMPSDSMDDIELKNIQLQFPELRYLTRDDKPVREERVETDKGSLLVAIHGNQGKPAILTYHDLGLNYISSFQAFFNYIDMRVLLENFCVYHVNAPGQEEGAPTLPENYTYPSMDELAEQLQFVLGHFGLKSVIGFGVGAGANILSRFALAHPEKINALCLINCVSTQAGWIEWGYQKLNVRHLRSQGMTQGVLDYLMWHHFGRGTEERNHDLVQVYKTYFERRVNPTNLALLIDSYVRRTDLNIVRELDPTRKKEGLTLGVPVINITGSLSPHVDDTVTLNGRLDPTNSSWMKISDCGMVLEEQPGKVSEAFRLFLQGEGYVVKAPRQLTTSSSLEVAPLSPTKIADYRLASLYLEICNQKSEWLSATIHITENPISEAVVC is encoded by the exons CACGATGCCTTCAGACAGCATGGACGATATTGAACTGAAAAACATCCAGCTCCAGTTCCCTGAACTCCGGTATCTGACTCGCGACGACAAACCTGTACGCGAGGAGCGGGTCGAAACGGACAAGGGTAGCTTGCTGGTAGCCATTCACGGGAATCAGGGAAAACCAGCGATTTTAACTTACCACGACCTAGGCCTTAACT ATATCTCGAGCTTCCaggcatttttcaattacatcgACATGCGTGTTCTCCTCGAAAATTTCTGCGTCTATCACGTGAACGCACCTGGACAGGAGGAAGGCGCACCAACGTTGCCAGAGAA CTACACTTATCCGTCCATGGACGAGCTCGCGGAACAGTTGCAGTTCGTTTTGGGGCATTTCGGTCTGAAATCTGTGATCGGTTTCGGGGTTGGCGCCGGCGCTAATATTCTGTCAAGATTCGCCCTCGCCCATCCCGAGAAAATCAACGCGTTGTGCCTAATAAATTGCGTCTCGACGCAGGCCGGTTGGATCGAATGGGGTTATCAAAAACTGAACGTGCGCCACCTCCGTTCCCAGGGGATGACGCAGGGTGTTCTAGATTACCTGATGTGGCATCACTTCGGAAGG GGCACCGAAGAACGTAATCACGATCTGGTGCAAGTTTACAAGACCTACTTCGAGCGACGAGTAAACCCAACGAATCTGGCCCTCCTAATCGACAGCTACGTTCGTCGCACCGACCTGAACATCGTACGCGAGTTGGACCCGACCCGTAAGAAGGAAGGACTCACCCTAGGGGTTCCAGTTATAAATATTACCGGTTCGTTGAGCCCTCACGTCGACGACACCGTTACGCTAAACGGTCGCCTCGATCCGACCAACAGCTCCTGGATGAAG ATTTCGGACTGCGGAATGGTGCTCGAAGAACAACCGGGAAAAGTCAGCGAAGCCTTCCGACTGTTCCTTCAGGGCGAGGGATACG TGGTGAAAGCCCCGCGGCAGCTCACGACGTCCTCATCACTCGAAG ttgCTCCTCTGTCGCCCACGAAGATCGCCGACTATCGCTTAGCGTCACTGTACCTGGAAATCTGCAATCAAAAGTCTGAGTGGCTGTCGGCGACTATCCACATCACCGAGAATCCCATATCAGAAGCGGTCGTCTgctaa
- the LOC105694070 gene encoding protein NDRG3 isoform X1 produces the protein MPAGTGASYRSLGDLGEDVYKSTTIADQTQSTGQSVLESVKKAFSFASPKVEIRKKDPLIEDRRECVSIVSRERNKMPTAASAEESALLGTMPSDSMDDIELKNIQLQFPELRYLTRDDKPVREERVETDKGSLLVAIHGNQGKPAILTYHDLGLNYISSFQAFFNYIDMRVLLENFCVYHVNAPGQEEGAPTLPENYTYPSMDELAEQLQFVLGHFGLKSVIGFGVGAGANILSRFALAHPEKINALCLINCVSTQAGWIEWGYQKLNVRHLRSQGMTQGVLDYLMWHHFGRGTEERNHDLVQVYKTYFERRVNPTNLALLIDSYVRRTDLNIVRELDPTRKKEGLTLGVPVINITGSLSPHVDDTVTLNGRLDPTNSSWMKISDCGMVLEEQPGKVSEAFRLFLQGEGYVVKAPRQLTTSSSLEVAPLSPTKIADYRLASLYLEICNQKSEWLSATIHITENPISEAVVC, from the exons ATGCCGGCAGGTACGGGCGCTTCGTACAGGTCGTTAGGTGACCTGGGCGAAGACGTCTACAAAAGCACGACCATTGCGGACCAGACGCAGAGCACCGGGCAAAGCGTACTTGAGAGTGTTAAGAAGGCGTTCAGTTTCGCATCGCCGAAAGTTGAGATAAGGAAAAAGGATCCGTTGATCGAGGATCGCCGGGAGTGCGTGTCGATCGTATCAAG GGAAAGAAACAAGATGCCGACAGCAGCAAGTGCCGAAGAATCTGCTCTATTGGG CACGATGCCTTCAGACAGCATGGACGATATTGAACTGAAAAACATCCAGCTCCAGTTCCCTGAACTCCGGTATCTGACTCGCGACGACAAACCTGTACGCGAGGAGCGGGTCGAAACGGACAAGGGTAGCTTGCTGGTAGCCATTCACGGGAATCAGGGAAAACCAGCGATTTTAACTTACCACGACCTAGGCCTTAACT ATATCTCGAGCTTCCaggcatttttcaattacatcgACATGCGTGTTCTCCTCGAAAATTTCTGCGTCTATCACGTGAACGCACCTGGACAGGAGGAAGGCGCACCAACGTTGCCAGAGAA CTACACTTATCCGTCCATGGACGAGCTCGCGGAACAGTTGCAGTTCGTTTTGGGGCATTTCGGTCTGAAATCTGTGATCGGTTTCGGGGTTGGCGCCGGCGCTAATATTCTGTCAAGATTCGCCCTCGCCCATCCCGAGAAAATCAACGCGTTGTGCCTAATAAATTGCGTCTCGACGCAGGCCGGTTGGATCGAATGGGGTTATCAAAAACTGAACGTGCGCCACCTCCGTTCCCAGGGGATGACGCAGGGTGTTCTAGATTACCTGATGTGGCATCACTTCGGAAGG GGCACCGAAGAACGTAATCACGATCTGGTGCAAGTTTACAAGACCTACTTCGAGCGACGAGTAAACCCAACGAATCTGGCCCTCCTAATCGACAGCTACGTTCGTCGCACCGACCTGAACATCGTACGCGAGTTGGACCCGACCCGTAAGAAGGAAGGACTCACCCTAGGGGTTCCAGTTATAAATATTACCGGTTCGTTGAGCCCTCACGTCGACGACACCGTTACGCTAAACGGTCGCCTCGATCCGACCAACAGCTCCTGGATGAAG ATTTCGGACTGCGGAATGGTGCTCGAAGAACAACCGGGAAAAGTCAGCGAAGCCTTCCGACTGTTCCTTCAGGGCGAGGGATACG TGGTGAAAGCCCCGCGGCAGCTCACGACGTCCTCATCACTCGAAG ttgCTCCTCTGTCGCCCACGAAGATCGCCGACTATCGCTTAGCGTCACTGTACCTGGAAATCTGCAATCAAAAGTCTGAGTGGCTGTCGGCGACTATCCACATCACCGAGAATCCCATATCAGAAGCGGTCGTCTgctaa